In Massilistercora timonensis, the following are encoded in one genomic region:
- a CDS encoding L-serine ammonia-lyase, iron-sulfur-dependent, subunit alpha, whose product MQELTKLIREDMKPALGVTEPGAIAFAVATAREHLEQPEEIETIEVALNSGMYKNAFTCGIPNSSRYGNLYAAALGAVAAKAEKGLESLADITPEDDEKAARLVEEGKVKAWMSQVDSRISIDATVKTATETCTVEIRDSHTHIVRICKDGKDIFREEQAAEETESGQEKEEIPVIHRYSFHEILEYVRNVPESEISFIREAFSMNMDLLEEGIHSGRAVIAEQLLRENDHHIISEDARKTAQLLCNGAIEARVLGLGRPAMSITGSGSHGIIATMPLFAFYEVNYEVVDDDLLLRATALSYLITMYIKEYSGKLSAFCGCGIAAGTGMACGLAYLRGGGEEELTKVIQNMASGLTGMICDGGNHGCVMKGITAVDAAFRAVDLAMEGICIENIHGINGKTPEDTMRNMGLIASPGMEETEKTIVEIMENK is encoded by the coding sequence ATGCAGGAACTGACAAAACTCATCCGGGAGGATATGAAACCGGCCCTTGGGGTGACCGAGCCCGGAGCTATCGCCTTCGCGGTGGCCACGGCAAGAGAACATCTGGAGCAGCCGGAGGAGATAGAGACCATCGAGGTGGCGCTGAATTCTGGAATGTATAAGAATGCCTTTACCTGCGGCATTCCCAATTCCAGCCGTTACGGCAACCTCTACGCCGCAGCCCTTGGAGCGGTGGCGGCGAAGGCGGAGAAAGGCCTGGAATCCCTGGCGGACATTACGCCGGAGGATGATGAGAAGGCGGCCAGACTGGTGGAAGAAGGCAAGGTGAAAGCCTGGATGAGCCAGGTGGACTCCCGCATTTCCATTGACGCTACTGTGAAGACAGCCACAGAGACCTGCACGGTAGAGATCCGGGACAGCCATACCCACATCGTAAGGATCTGTAAGGACGGGAAAGACATTTTCCGGGAAGAGCAGGCGGCAGAAGAGACAGAAAGCGGGCAGGAGAAGGAAGAGATCCCTGTGATCCACCGCTACTCCTTCCATGAGATCCTGGAGTATGTAAGAAATGTGCCGGAGTCGGAGATCAGCTTTATCCGGGAGGCATTTTCCATGAATATGGATCTTCTGGAAGAAGGGATCCACTCTGGGCGCGCTGTGATCGCGGAACAGCTTCTGCGGGAAAATGACCACCATATCATCTCCGAGGACGCCCGGAAAACGGCACAGCTTCTGTGCAACGGGGCCATCGAGGCCCGGGTGCTGGGGCTTGGCCGGCCGGCCATGAGCATTACCGGCAGCGGATCTCATGGGATCATCGCCACCATGCCCCTGTTTGCCTTTTATGAGGTAAACTATGAGGTGGTGGACGACGATCTTCTGCTGCGGGCCACGGCCCTCAGCTATCTGATCACCATGTATATCAAGGAGTACTCCGGGAAACTGTCCGCTTTCTGCGGCTGCGGCATCGCCGCCGGTACGGGAATGGCCTGCGGGCTTGCGTATTTAAGAGGCGGCGGGGAAGAGGAATTGACTAAAGTAATCCAGAATATGGCCAGCGGTCTGACGGGAATGATCTGTGACGGCGGCAACCATGGCTGTGTTATGAAAGGAATCACCGCGGTGGATGCGGCTTTTCGGGCGGTGGATCTGGCTATGGAAGGGATCTGTATCGAAAATATCCACGGGATCAACGGGAAGACGCCGGAGGATACCATGCGCAATATGGGGCTGATCGCCTCGCCGGGAATGGAAGAGACGGAAAAGACGATCGTGGAGATCATGGAGAATAAATAA
- a CDS encoding ABC transporter ATP-binding protein: protein MEERKPILEIRDLRVLFPVHKDWLPAVDGVSLRIRPGEITGVVGESGSGKSVMSQSILRLRDHDTAVRYEGEIFFHEEDILKKPLEEMRDIRGNSISVIFQDPLNSLSPVHTVGSQLAEVLILHKKMTKEEAAGRSVEMLKLTGIPDPEACMKKYPFELSGGMQQRVMIAMALACEPELLIADEPTTALDVTIQEQILHLIRELNEKLGMSVLFITHDMGAVSKLCHSVKVMYLGQVVEDVETEELFRNPLHPYTQGLLACIPHLHVERDKELPTIQGTVPSLSHIPEGCHFCTRCKDADEKCRRMPPPMVEAAPGHIVRCWKYADKKAREGEA from the coding sequence ATGGAAGAAAGAAAGCCAATACTTGAGATACGGGATTTAAGGGTGCTTTTCCCTGTGCATAAAGACTGGCTGCCAGCAGTAGACGGAGTATCGCTTCGGATCCGGCCTGGTGAGATCACGGGTGTAGTGGGCGAATCAGGTTCTGGCAAGAGTGTAATGTCACAATCTATCCTTCGTCTTCGTGACCATGACACAGCGGTACGTTACGAAGGGGAGATCTTTTTTCATGAGGAAGATATATTGAAAAAACCTCTGGAAGAAATGAGAGATATACGGGGGAACAGTATCTCTGTTATTTTTCAGGATCCGCTCAACTCATTGAGCCCGGTGCATACGGTGGGAAGTCAGCTTGCGGAAGTGTTGATCCTGCATAAGAAGATGACAAAAGAGGAGGCGGCCGGACGAAGTGTGGAGATGTTGAAACTGACAGGAATCCCCGATCCGGAAGCCTGTATGAAGAAATATCCCTTTGAATTGTCAGGAGGTATGCAGCAGAGAGTTATGATCGCGATGGCGCTTGCCTGCGAACCGGAGCTGTTGATCGCGGATGAGCCGACAACGGCTTTGGATGTGACGATTCAGGAACAGATCCTGCATCTGATCCGGGAGTTGAATGAGAAGCTGGGCATGTCTGTTTTGTTCATCACACATGATATGGGAGCGGTGTCCAAGCTCTGTCACAGTGTGAAGGTTATGTATCTGGGCCAGGTTGTGGAAGATGTGGAGACGGAAGAATTGTTCCGCAATCCGCTTCATCCTTATACCCAGGGGTTATTGGCCTGTATTCCCCATCTTCATGTGGAACGGGACAAAGAGTTGCCGACCATTCAGGGGACGGTTCCTTCTTTGTCGCATATACCGGAGGGCTGTCATTTCTGCACCAGGTGTAAAGATGCGGATGAGAAGTGCCGCAGGATGCCGCCGCCGATGGTGGAGGCTGCGCCTGGACATATAGTCCGGTGCTGGAAGTATGCGGATAAAAAGGCGAGAGAGGGGGAGGCATAG
- a CDS encoding ABC transporter substrate-binding protein codes for MRRQRKRWSRVAALVIGMALLVTGCGGSGSDGGDAGEGTTTANKEELHIAISANPPSLDPQSINSNIVGGIGAHVYEPLFAMNENYEPMPVLAESYEVSDDGMVYTIKLREGVKFHNGDEMTADDVVASMNRWLEVSAKANTLIGGSTFEKVDDYTVNLNVNQASSDIIMILASPIQAAAIYPAEIAESASAEGIDEYIGTGPYKVAEWKQDQYVKLEVYDEYQAPEGEASGLAGAKQAATPTLYFDVVTDASTRIAGVQSGEYDIAEEIPIDNYEQLAGDTNLTLNVDKGGTLNLFLDTTEGVMANETLRQAILAALNCDDIMLAAYGNPDLYEINAGWSDPSDAQWGTDAGSEYYNQNDVEKAKELLKEAGYNNEKLVLVTTQDYPEMYNATLVVQENLKQAGINAEVETYDFSTFMEHRADPAQFDMFITSNSYNMLPIQLSVLDSGWAGLDAPEVAEGVQKIRAAGSDEEAAAAWEELQTFLYEYGAATVLGHYTGVIAMADGVTGYNYLRFPLYWNVTAAE; via the coding sequence ATGAGAAGACAAAGGAAGAGATGGTCCCGCGTGGCGGCGCTGGTAATAGGCATGGCGCTTCTTGTGACCGGCTGCGGCGGATCGGGATCTGACGGAGGAGATGCCGGGGAAGGAACAACTACGGCGAATAAAGAAGAATTGCACATTGCGATTTCCGCGAATCCGCCATCGCTGGATCCGCAATCCATTAACTCCAATATTGTAGGAGGTATTGGAGCGCATGTGTATGAGCCCCTTTTTGCAATGAATGAGAATTATGAGCCCATGCCGGTGCTGGCAGAGTCTTACGAGGTGAGCGATGACGGAATGGTCTATACTATTAAACTTCGCGAGGGCGTGAAGTTCCATAATGGGGACGAGATGACTGCGGATGATGTAGTCGCTTCCATGAATCGCTGGCTGGAAGTATCTGCGAAAGCAAACACGCTGATCGGCGGCTCTACATTTGAAAAGGTGGATGATTATACTGTAAATCTGAATGTGAATCAGGCTTCTTCAGACATTATTATGATTCTGGCAAGCCCGATCCAGGCGGCGGCCATCTATCCGGCAGAGATTGCGGAGTCTGCATCTGCCGAGGGTATTGATGAATATATCGGGACAGGCCCATACAAGGTCGCGGAGTGGAAACAGGATCAGTATGTGAAGCTGGAAGTGTACGATGAGTACCAGGCGCCGGAAGGCGAGGCAAGCGGCCTGGCAGGCGCGAAGCAGGCAGCTACACCAACTCTTTACTTTGATGTAGTAACAGATGCGTCCACACGTATTGCCGGCGTACAGAGCGGAGAGTATGACATCGCGGAGGAAATTCCGATTGACAATTATGAGCAGCTTGCGGGCGATACCAATCTTACACTGAATGTGGACAAGGGAGGCACCTTGAACCTGTTCCTTGATACGACAGAGGGTGTGATGGCAAATGAAACACTCAGACAGGCGATCCTGGCGGCGCTGAACTGTGATGATATCATGCTGGCGGCTTATGGAAACCCAGATCTTTATGAGATCAACGCAGGCTGGAGCGATCCATCGGATGCACAGTGGGGAACTGACGCAGGCAGTGAATATTATAACCAGAATGATGTGGAGAAAGCCAAGGAGCTTCTGAAAGAGGCGGGATATAACAATGAGAAACTGGTTCTTGTAACGACACAGGATTATCCGGAGATGTACAATGCAACACTTGTTGTACAGGAGAATTTGAAGCAGGCGGGTATCAATGCTGAAGTGGAGACTTATGATTTCAGCACCTTCATGGAGCACCGCGCGGATCCGGCTCAATTCGATATGTTTATTACAAGCAACTCTTACAATATGCTTCCGATCCAGTTGTCTGTTCTTGACAGCGGATGGGCCGGACTGGATGCGCCGGAAGTGGCAGAAGGGGTTCAGAAGATCCGTGCTGCAGGATCTGATGAAGAAGCGGCCGCGGCATGGGAAGAACTCCAGACCTTCCTTTATGAGTATGGAGCGGCCACCGTGCTTGGACATTACACAGGCGTGATCGCTATGGCTGACGGCGTGACCGGATATAACTATCTCCGATTCCCGCTCTACTGGAATGTAACAGCGGCGGAATAA
- a CDS encoding DUF951 domain-containing protein translates to MAYQYEVGDIVTLKKPHPCGSKEWEILRVGADFRLKCAGCGHQIMISRKLVEKNTRDLKKKA, encoded by the coding sequence ATGGCATATCAATATGAAGTTGGCGATATCGTGACTCTGAAGAAGCCCCATCCCTGCGGCAGCAAGGAGTGGGAGATCCTGCGGGTGGGAGCGGATTTCCGGCTCAAATGCGCAGGCTGCGGACATCAGATCATGATCAGCCGGAAACTGGTGGAAAAAAACACCAGAGATTTGAAGAAAAAAGCTTGA
- the srtB gene encoding class B sortase gives MAEANRKKRHHRGRRRKRKGGVLSNLILAVAVVVFCVSGFQLIRIGKGYLDGRSEYEKVRDVALTNPDEQEGFRVDFEELMKINPDTVGWIRFYPEPSQINYPIVQGQDNDKYLHQTFSANENTLGAIFLNVDNKADFSDRNSIIYGHRMKDGSMFRHLQDYEEKSFWEENPYFYIYTPDGREITYQIYSYAVVESTSDIYLTSFADDGAYQEFLDMTKEASAYDTGVEVTTEDTIVTLSTCTSASDDHRIIVQGVKEKEVVLED, from the coding sequence ATGGCAGAGGCAAATAGAAAGAAAAGGCATCACAGAGGCAGGAGGCGGAAGCGAAAGGGCGGAGTCTTGTCGAATCTCATTCTGGCAGTTGCCGTTGTGGTGTTCTGCGTATCGGGGTTCCAGTTGATCCGGATCGGAAAAGGATACTTGGACGGCCGGAGCGAGTATGAAAAGGTGCGGGATGTGGCGCTGACCAATCCGGATGAGCAGGAAGGCTTCCGGGTGGATTTTGAGGAATTGATGAAGATCAATCCAGACACAGTGGGATGGATCCGTTTTTATCCGGAGCCGTCTCAGATCAACTATCCCATTGTGCAGGGACAGGATAACGACAAGTATCTGCACCAGACTTTTTCCGCCAATGAAAATACCCTGGGGGCTATTTTCCTGAATGTGGACAATAAGGCGGATTTCTCTGACCGGAATTCCATCATCTATGGACACCGGATGAAGGACGGATCCATGTTCCGGCATCTGCAGGATTATGAGGAGAAATCCTTCTGGGAGGAGAACCCCTATTTTTACATTTACACGCCGGACGGAAGAGAGATCACCTATCAGATCTATTCTTACGCGGTGGTGGAGTCTACATCAGACATTTATCTTACGTCCTTTGCGGACGACGGAGCGTATCAGGAGTTCCTGGATATGACAAAAGAAGCTTCCGCTTATGACACAGGCGTGGAGGTGACGACGGAGGATACTATCGTGACCTTATCTACCTGTACCAGCGCCAGCGACGATCACCGGATCATTGTGCAGGGCGTGAAGGAAAAGGAAGTTGTGCTGGAGGATTAA
- a CDS encoding ABC transporter permease, whose translation MLSYIGKRILSLIPVLFVVSCVIFLVVYMIPGGPATALLGLEATPDQINALNAELGFDRPFLVQYFDWFINVLRGDWGESYFLHQSVTQAIGEYFLPTLSLAVLAQIIALVLSIPLGILAAYKRGTALDMTCVTASLLGAALPGFLLSMFLMLFFGVYLHWFPVAGYAPLAEGLSEHLRYLFLPALSLGIVQAAYLTRMTRSSVLEVLYKNYIQTARAKGLKERKVVLRYALKNGAPVILTAVGQSFGSLITGTIVTETLFNIPGLGMLTLTSINRRDVFVIQGVVLFVTLLYVLVNLIVDILYGFVDPRLRPDRR comes from the coding sequence ATGCTGTCTTATATTGGAAAAAGAATTTTATCACTGATCCCGGTGCTGTTTGTGGTCTCCTGCGTGATCTTCCTTGTAGTATATATGATACCGGGAGGCCCTGCGACGGCGCTCCTGGGACTTGAGGCGACGCCGGATCAGATCAATGCCCTGAACGCGGAACTGGGGTTTGACAGGCCTTTTCTTGTGCAGTATTTTGATTGGTTTATCAATGTGCTTAGAGGAGACTGGGGAGAGTCCTATTTTTTGCATCAGTCAGTAACACAGGCTATTGGAGAGTACTTCCTGCCCACGCTCAGTCTGGCCGTGCTGGCCCAGATTATTGCTCTGGTGCTGTCTATACCTTTAGGGATCCTGGCGGCTTATAAGAGAGGAACTGCTCTGGATATGACATGTGTTACGGCGTCCCTTCTTGGTGCGGCGCTGCCGGGGTTTCTGCTTAGTATGTTTTTAATGTTGTTTTTTGGCGTTTATCTGCATTGGTTTCCGGTTGCCGGGTATGCGCCGCTGGCAGAGGGGCTGTCAGAACATCTGCGGTATCTCTTTTTGCCGGCGCTGTCGCTTGGGATCGTTCAGGCGGCATATCTTACCAGAATGACTCGTTCTTCTGTGCTGGAAGTATTGTATAAGAATTATATTCAGACAGCAAGAGCGAAAGGCCTGAAAGAGCGAAAAGTGGTCCTGCGCTATGCGCTGAAAAATGGAGCGCCTGTGATCCTTACGGCTGTGGGACAGTCTTTTGGAAGTCTTATCACAGGGACGATCGTAACGGAAACCCTCTTTAATATTCCGGGGCTTGGAATGTTGACGCTCACATCGATTAACAGGAGGGATGTGTTTGTCATCCAGGGGGTTGTGCTTTTTGTAACCTTATTGTATGTGCTGGTCAATCTGATCGTGGATATTCTCTATGGGTTTGTGGATCCGCGTCTCCGGCCCGACCGCAGGTAG
- a CDS encoding ABC transporter permease has protein sequence MILSRKQMSAASAAILKEQRQLRKEKILASPALVIGTVGFAVILLLAILVPFFNPVDPDSMDVVNRLQPPGNGYLLGTDEFGRDLFIRVMYGARVSLWVGGCVAVFSCVLGIIIGIYASYFKILDQILMRICDGLIAIPGILLAIALIAALGTSSWNVIVALTVVYTPSVARTVRASAMVIREQTYVEAAKVQGYSSFRILWKMILPGVISPLTVQASFIFAQAIISEASLSFLGAGIPAPAASWGNMLEASKMVFSQAPWTMICPGAAVILCVLSLNLLGDGLRDFLDPRVKGGRKK, from the coding sequence ATGATTTTATCAAGAAAACAGATGTCCGCGGCCAGTGCGGCTATTTTGAAAGAGCAGCGACAGCTGCGAAAGGAGAAAATCCTGGCAAGTCCGGCGCTTGTCATTGGGACGGTGGGCTTTGCAGTCATTCTGCTTTTGGCGATTCTGGTACCCTTCTTTAATCCGGTGGATCCAGACTCTATGGATGTGGTTAATCGTCTTCAGCCTCCGGGAAATGGATATCTTCTGGGAACCGATGAGTTTGGAAGAGATTTGTTTATTCGCGTTATGTATGGCGCCAGAGTCTCTCTGTGGGTAGGAGGTTGTGTTGCTGTTTTCTCTTGCGTGCTGGGGATTATTATAGGAATTTATGCCAGCTATTTTAAAATCCTGGATCAGATCCTGATGAGAATTTGCGACGGGTTGATCGCGATTCCTGGCATTCTGCTGGCGATTGCCCTGATCGCGGCGCTTGGTACATCCAGCTGGAATGTTATCGTAGCTCTTACAGTGGTGTATACACCGAGCGTGGCAAGAACGGTGCGGGCAAGTGCCATGGTGATTCGGGAGCAGACCTATGTAGAGGCGGCAAAAGTGCAGGGCTACAGCAGTTTTCGCATTTTGTGGAAGATGATCCTGCCGGGGGTGATCTCGCCGCTGACCGTGCAGGCGTCCTTTATTTTTGCGCAGGCCATTATCTCCGAGGCTTCCCTGAGTTTTCTGGGGGCCGGGATCCCGGCTCCGGCAGCCAGCTGGGGTAATATGCTGGAGGCCAGCAAGATGGTGTTTTCGCAAGCTCCCTGGACGATGATCTGCCCGGGCGCAGCGGTCATACTCTGCGTGTTGAGCCTGAATCTTCTTGGGGATGGACTGCGGGACTTCCTTGATCCGAGAGTGAAAGGGGGCAGGAAAAAGTGA
- a CDS encoding single-stranded DNA-binding protein, producing the protein MNKVILMGRLTRDPEVRYSQGDNPLAIARYTLAVDRRFKRDGEATADFINCVAFGRQAEHVERYYRQGLKVVVSGRIQTGSYTNRDGVKVYTTEVVVEEQEFAESKSASDSHAGQYQSAPAPAPAPAADAGDGFMNIPDGIDEELPFN; encoded by the coding sequence ATGAATAAAGTAATTTTGATGGGACGACTGACCAGAGACCCGGAAGTGAGATATTCTCAGGGAGACAATCCCCTGGCGATCGCAAGATACACGCTGGCTGTGGACCGCAGATTCAAGCGGGACGGCGAGGCTACCGCGGATTTTATCAACTGCGTGGCATTCGGAAGACAGGCAGAGCATGTGGAGCGGTATTACCGTCAGGGTCTGAAGGTGGTAGTCAGCGGCCGGATCCAGACCGGAAGCTACACCAACCGGGACGGTGTGAAGGTGTATACTACAGAGGTAGTTGTGGAGGAGCAGGAGTTTGCCGAGAGCAAATCCGCCAGCGATTCCCACGCCGGACAGTACCAGTCAGCGCCCGCGCCTGCTCCGGCGCCAGCGGCGGATGCCGGGGACGGGTTCATGAATATTCCAGATGGAATTGATGAAGAATTACCGTTTAATTAA
- the rpsF gene encoding 30S ribosomal protein S6: MNKYELAVVVSAKIEDDERAQVIEKVKALVERFGGQISDVDEWGKKKLAYEIQKMKEAYYYFIHFEAESDVPDEIEQRIRIMDNVIRYLCVRQEA; encoded by the coding sequence ATGAACAAATACGAATTAGCTGTTGTTGTCAGTGCAAAAATCGAAGATGACGAAAGAGCTCAGGTGATCGAGAAAGTAAAAGCGCTGGTTGAGCGTTTTGGAGGCCAGATCTCTGACGTCGATGAATGGGGTAAGAAAAAACTTGCTTACGAAATTCAGAAGATGAAAGAAGCATACTACTATTTCATCCACTTCGAAGCTGAGAGCGATGTTCCAGACGAGATCGAGCAGAGAATCCGTATCATGGACAACGTGATCAGATATTTATGCGTTAGACAGGAAGCATAA
- a CDS encoding oligopeptide/dipeptide ABC transporter ATP-binding protein has protein sequence MSTHLLEIKDLKKTYPLRGKKAKLFGQKERMCAVNQLSLHIEEGETYGLVGESGCGKSTTGRTIVGLERADSGMILYDGKDLCSLNEKDFRPYRSQLQMVFQNSLSAMNPRSRVGDILEEILAVHGEKDGARRREQVLAIMEKVGLSEEHYFRFPHELSGGQVQRLGIAGALITRPKLIVCDEPVSALDVSIQAQILNMLMNLQKELRLSLLFISHDIGVIRFISDRIGVMYLGELVEETTTEKLFANPVHPYTKTLLCAVPDPYVKGRDFQALEGEQPVRTEEFKGCAFRSRCPYATEKCAVEEPVIREVEPGHRVACHHIGH, from the coding sequence ATGAGTACACATCTTCTGGAGATCAAAGATTTGAAAAAGACCTATCCCCTGCGAGGGAAGAAGGCGAAGCTGTTTGGCCAGAAAGAGCGGATGTGCGCAGTGAATCAGTTGTCGCTTCACATAGAGGAGGGAGAAACCTATGGACTGGTGGGTGAATCCGGCTGTGGAAAATCCACTACCGGACGCACCATTGTCGGCCTGGAGAGAGCGGACAGCGGTATGATCCTATACGATGGAAAAGATCTGTGCAGTCTGAATGAAAAGGACTTCCGCCCCTACAGAAGCCAGCTGCAGATGGTATTCCAGAATTCTTTGTCCGCCATGAATCCAAGAAGCCGGGTGGGAGATATCCTGGAAGAAATCCTTGCTGTTCACGGAGAAAAAGATGGTGCCAGGAGACGGGAGCAGGTGCTCGCCATTATGGAGAAGGTGGGGCTTTCGGAAGAACATTACTTCCGGTTTCCTCATGAACTGTCCGGCGGACAGGTGCAGAGGCTTGGCATTGCCGGGGCGCTAATTACCCGGCCCAAACTGATCGTCTGTGATGAGCCGGTTTCAGCGCTGGATGTATCGATTCAGGCACAGATCCTGAATATGCTTATGAACCTGCAGAAGGAACTTCGGCTGAGTCTCCTGTTCATTTCCCATGATATTGGCGTGATCCGTTTTATTTCAGACCGGATCGGTGTTATGTATCTGGGAGAACTGGTGGAGGAAACGACGACAGAGAAACTGTTCGCGAATCCTGTTCATCCATATACGAAGACCCTTCTTTGCGCGGTGCCGGATCCGTATGTAAAAGGCCGGGACTTTCAGGCGTTGGAAGGGGAACAGCCAGTGCGTACTGAGGAATTTAAGGGATGTGCGTTTCGAAGCAGATGTCCCTATGCAACGGAGAAATGTGCGGTGGAGGAACCGGTGATCCGAGAGGTGGAGCCGGGGCATAGGGTGGCCTGTCATCATATCGGGCATTAA
- the rpsR gene encoding 30S ribosomal protein S18 produces MAFDKANRPEGGFKRRGGGRRRKKVCVFCGKENNEIDYKDVAKLRKYISERGKILPRRITGNCAKHQRALTVAIKRARHIALMPYVQD; encoded by the coding sequence ATGGCTTTTGATAAAGCGAATCGTCCGGAAGGCGGCTTCAAGAGAAGAGGCGGCGGACGCAGAAGAAAAAAAGTTTGCGTGTTCTGTGGAAAAGAGAACAACGAGATCGATTACAAGGATGTAGCAAAGCTGCGTAAGTACATTTCTGAGAGAGGCAAGATCCTTCCCAGAAGAATTACCGGCAACTGCGCAAAGCACCAGAGAGCTCTGACGGTAGCGATCAAGAGAGCACGTCACATCGCTCTGATGCCTTATGTACAGGACTAA
- a CDS encoding MBL fold metallo-hydrolase: MRLTMLGTGNANVTDYYNTCFLLTKETPEGPAHFLVDAGGGNRILKILKDVGVRMEDIHDLFVTHEHVDHILGVIWLVRMIGQKINRGEYQGELHIYCHKELAEKIRAIAEMTIQKKVCRNFGERIIFEVVESGESREILGCDTTFFDIVSTKAKQFGFTMRLPDGKKLTCVGDEPYREEERFYVEGSDWLLHEAFCLYSEAERFKPYEKHHSTVKEACELAESFGIPNLLLYHTEETHGKERKKLYVEEGRQYYHGNLYVPDDLELFEL; encoded by the coding sequence ATGCGACTGACCATGCTTGGAACTGGCAACGCCAATGTAACCGATTACTACAACACCTGTTTCCTGCTGACCAAAGAGACCCCGGAGGGGCCTGCCCATTTCCTGGTGGATGCCGGAGGCGGCAACCGGATCCTGAAGATCCTGAAGGATGTGGGGGTCCGGATGGAAGACATCCACGATCTGTTTGTGACCCATGAGCATGTGGATCACATCCTGGGAGTGATCTGGCTGGTCCGCATGATCGGACAGAAGATAAACCGGGGAGAATATCAGGGGGAACTGCATATTTACTGCCATAAAGAGTTGGCGGAGAAGATCCGGGCTATCGCCGAGATGACTATTCAGAAGAAGGTATGCCGTAATTTTGGTGAGCGCATTATATTTGAAGTGGTGGAATCCGGAGAGAGCCGGGAGATCCTGGGATGTGATACGACATTTTTCGACATCGTATCCACCAAGGCGAAGCAGTTTGGTTTCACCATGAGGCTGCCTGACGGGAAGAAGCTGACCTGCGTGGGGGACGAGCCCTATCGGGAGGAAGAGCGCTTTTACGTGGAAGGGAGCGACTGGCTCCTGCATGAGGCTTTCTGCCTGTACAGTGAGGCGGAGCGGTTCAAGCCCTACGAGAAGCATCACAGCACCGTGAAGGAGGCCTGTGAGCTGGCAGAGAGCTTTGGGATCCCCAACCTGCTCCTGTATCATACCGAGGAGACCCACGGGAAAGAGCGGAAGAAGCTTTATGTAGAAGAGGGGCGGCAGTACTATCACGGGAACCTGTATGTGCCGGACGATCTGGAGTTGTTTGAATTGTAG
- a CDS encoding DUF5685 family protein produces MFGYIAINKAEMKFKDFDVYHSYYCGLCKRLKERYGRRGQMTLSYDMTFLILLLTGLYEPETRVETVNCIAHPLEKHTARTNEFTDYAAAVNLLLTYYKLMDDWKDEKKKKSLAAARALRPKVREIQKMYPAKARCIASNLDKLTALERAGEESLDRMAGLFGEIMAELFTYRKDEWADSLWKMGFFLGKFIYLMDAYEDVEEDLKTGSYNPLKKAFQENPGFAEDCRKLLTLMMAECSRKFETLPILLHADILRNILYSGVWCRYTAVTARRQEQKEKSLQKSDTGDMNHD; encoded by the coding sequence ATGTTTGGATATATTGCCATCAACAAGGCAGAGATGAAATTCAAAGATTTTGACGTCTATCACTCCTACTACTGCGGCCTGTGCAAGCGGCTGAAGGAGCGCTACGGACGGCGGGGACAGATGACCCTGTCCTACGACATGACATTTCTCATCCTTCTGCTCACCGGCCTCTACGAGCCGGAGACCCGGGTGGAAACGGTAAACTGCATCGCCCATCCCCTGGAGAAGCATACCGCCCGGACCAATGAATTTACCGACTATGCGGCGGCGGTGAACCTTCTTCTTACTTATTACAAGCTGATGGACGACTGGAAGGACGAGAAGAAGAAAAAGAGCCTGGCCGCGGCCCGGGCCCTTCGCCCCAAAGTACGGGAGATCCAGAAGATGTATCCCGCCAAGGCAAGGTGCATCGCCTCCAACCTGGACAAGCTTACCGCCCTGGAGCGCGCCGGGGAGGAAAGCCTGGACAGAATGGCTGGACTATTCGGGGAGATTATGGCAGAATTATTTACATATCGCAAAGACGAGTGGGCGGATTCCCTCTGGAAGATGGGATTTTTCCTGGGGAAATTCATTTACCTCATGGACGCCTACGAGGATGTGGAAGAGGATCTAAAGACCGGAAGCTATAATCCGCTGAAGAAAGCCTTTCAGGAAAATCCCGGCTTCGCGGAAGACTGCAGGAAGCTTCTGACTCTGATGATGGCCGAGTGTTCCCGCAAGTTCGAGACCCTTCCCATCCTTCTTCACGCCGACATTCTGCGCAACATCCTGTATTCCGGGGTGTGGTGCCGCTATACGGCGGTCACGGCCAGACGGCAGGAGCAAAAAGAAAAATCTTTGCAGAAATCTGATACAGGAGACATGAATCATGACTGA